A window of Maioricimonas rarisocia genomic DNA:
ACGCCGAAACTCTCCGCACCGGTCGCGTCTGTTACTACAGCCGCAGTCGCCAGAAGCTGTGGCGCAAGGGGGAAGAGAGCGGCAACGTCCAGGAGCTGAAGTCGCTGTACTTCGACTGCGACGCCGACACGCTGCTGGTCAAGGTGAATCAGATCGGTGGGGCGGCCTGCCACGAAGGCTACCGCAGCTGCTTCTTCCGCGAAGTCGATCCGCAGAGCGAAGAGGTTCGCGTCGTCGGCGAGCGGGTGTTCGACCCGGCGGAAGTCTACAAGAAAAAGTAACGACTCGAGCTGAAGACGAGATCATGTCCGACCAGATTCTGAGACTGGGGATCCCCGCCGGCAGCCTGCAGGAAGCGACCGCGGGGTTGTTTCGCCAGGCCGGCTATCGCATCACGTTTTCCTCGCGGTCGTACTACCCGGCGATCGACGACGACGAAATCGAGTGTCTGCTGCTGCGGGCGCAGGAAATGGCCCGCTACGTCGAGAATGGCATTCTCGATGCCGGCATCACCGGTCACGACTGGGTTCAGGAGACGCAGGCCGACGTGCACGAAGTCTGCGAGCTCGTCTTCTCGAAGGTCAGCCGCCGTCCCGTCCGCTGGGTGCTGTGTGTCCCTGAAGATTCGCCAATCAAGTCCGTGAAGGACCTCGAAGGAAAGCGAATCGCCACCGAGGCCGTTGGCCTGACGAAGACGTATCTGGAAAAGCACGGGGTGACCGCCAACGTCGAGTTCTCCTGGGGCGCCACCGAGGTCAAGCCGCCACGGCTCGCGGATGCCATCGTCGAAGTGACCGAGACCGGCTCGTCGCTGCGGGCGAATGACCTGCGGATCGTCGACGAAGTGCTGCAGAGCACCACCCGCCTGATTGCCAACCGGAAGTCGTGGGACGACGACTGGAAGCGGCAGAAGCTCGAGAATATCTCGCTGATGCTGCAGTCCTGTCTCGCGGCTGAGGGCAAGGTCGGACTGATGATGAACGTCCGGCGGGAGACGCTGCAGGAAGTGATCGACATGCTGCCCTCGATGCAGTCCCCGACCGTCTCGCAGCTTTCCGATCCCGACTGGCTCGACGTCAGCACGATCATCGAAGAATCGACGGTCCGAATGATCATCCCCAAGCTGAAGGAAGTCGGCGCCACCGGCATCGTCGAGTTCCCGATCAGCAAGATCATCGAGTA
This region includes:
- the hisG gene encoding ATP phosphoribosyltransferase, whose product is MSDQILRLGIPAGSLQEATAGLFRQAGYRITFSSRSYYPAIDDDEIECLLLRAQEMARYVENGILDAGITGHDWVQETQADVHEVCELVFSKVSRRPVRWVLCVPEDSPIKSVKDLEGKRIATEAVGLTKTYLEKHGVTANVEFSWGATEVKPPRLADAIVEVTETGSSLRANDLRIVDEVLQSTTRLIANRKSWDDDWKRQKLENISLMLQSCLAAEGKVGLMMNVRRETLQEVIDMLPSMQSPTVSQLSDPDWLDVSTIIEESTVRMIIPKLKEVGATGIVEFPISKIIE
- the hisI gene encoding phosphoribosyl-AMP cyclohydrolase; this encodes MTAGPNFDKHELIPVIAQDEASGDVLMLAYMNRDAYAETLRTGRVCYYSRSRQKLWRKGEESGNVQELKSLYFDCDADTLLVKVNQIGGAACHEGYRSCFFREVDPQSEEVRVVGERVFDPAEVYKKK